One Amorphoplanes digitatis genomic window carries:
- a CDS encoding dynamin family protein, whose translation MTVGPLSARVATLCDEIVARVGPHAGGQALQVRDRLSEPLRVAIAGRLKAGKSTLVNALIGRRVAPTAVGECTRVVTRFRYGTADRVDVVRRDGTRSSLPLGDDGMIPQRLGVGAARIAYVDVTLTSEKLRDLTVVDTPGLASTDTGVSARAAAELGENTAPFDADIDADSASEVAAAEAVVYVFTQAVRADDVRALEAFRAASARLASSPINALGVFGKVDTLVGGAGDPWPVAGPLAEQQAALLARTVSEVVPVVGLLAETGEAGRLTAADCAALRTLSALPAGELRLLLASVDLFRSRPAPVGAQHRERLLALLDLYGVGFACAQLAAEPQLGTGELVRRLVGASGFPRLRTTLEQTLRWRADAIKAGWALARLERIAGHEGDPRDREALRAATERLLREPAYHRLRLLEVAQRVATGAVPLPEAWERELTRLATSEDPRWILRLPDAAPPELAAAAVEAANRWRVYAVAGAGPAQSRVAQVAHRGFHLLAQAVREQAR comes from the coding sequence ATGACCGTCGGTCCGCTGTCCGCCCGCGTGGCGACTCTCTGTGACGAAATCGTGGCTCGGGTCGGTCCGCACGCCGGTGGCCAGGCGCTTCAGGTCCGTGATCGGTTGTCCGAGCCCTTACGCGTCGCAATCGCCGGGCGGCTGAAAGCCGGAAAGTCGACACTCGTCAACGCGTTGATCGGGCGCCGGGTCGCCCCTACGGCGGTCGGTGAGTGCACCCGGGTGGTCACCCGGTTCCGGTACGGGACCGCCGACCGTGTCGACGTGGTGCGCCGCGACGGCACCCGTTCGAGCCTGCCGCTGGGCGATGACGGCATGATCCCGCAGCGGCTCGGTGTCGGCGCCGCGCGGATCGCCTACGTCGACGTGACGCTGACCAGTGAGAAGCTGCGCGATCTTACCGTGGTCGACACGCCGGGCCTGGCGTCGACCGACACCGGCGTCAGCGCCCGGGCCGCGGCCGAGCTCGGCGAGAACACCGCGCCGTTCGACGCCGACATCGACGCGGACTCCGCCTCCGAGGTCGCCGCCGCCGAGGCCGTCGTCTACGTCTTCACCCAGGCGGTCCGCGCCGACGACGTGCGCGCCCTTGAGGCGTTCCGCGCCGCGTCGGCCCGGCTGGCCAGCAGCCCGATCAACGCGCTGGGGGTGTTCGGCAAGGTCGACACCCTGGTCGGCGGTGCCGGGGATCCGTGGCCGGTCGCCGGTCCGCTCGCCGAGCAGCAGGCCGCGCTGCTGGCCCGTACCGTCTCGGAGGTCGTGCCGGTGGTCGGGCTGCTCGCCGAGACCGGTGAGGCGGGGCGGCTCACCGCCGCCGACTGCGCCGCCCTGCGGACCCTCTCCGCGCTGCCCGCCGGCGAGCTGCGGCTGCTGCTGGCCTCGGTGGACCTGTTCCGGAGCCGGCCGGCGCCGGTCGGCGCGCAGCACCGCGAACGGCTACTCGCCCTGCTCGACCTCTACGGCGTCGGTTTCGCATGTGCGCAGCTCGCCGCCGAGCCGCAGCTGGGCACCGGTGAGCTGGTGCGCCGGCTGGTGGGTGCCTCCGGCTTCCCCCGGCTGCGCACCACCCTGGAGCAGACGCTGCGCTGGCGCGCCGACGCGATCAAGGCCGGCTGGGCGCTGGCCCGGCTCGAGCGCATCGCCGGCCACGAGGGGGACCCGCGCGACCGGGAGGCGCTGCGCGCCGCCACCGAACGGCTGCTGCGCGAACCCGCCTACCACCGGCTGCGGCTGCTGGAGGTGGCGCAGCGGGTCGCGACCGGCGCCGTGCCGCTGCCGGAGGCCTGGGAGCGGGAGCTGACCCGGCTGGCGACCTCCGAGGACCCCCGGTGGATCCTGCGGCTGCCGGACGCGGCACCGCCCGAACTGGCCGCCGCCGCGGTCGAGGCCGCCAACCGCTGGCGGGTGTACGCGGTCGCCGGTGCCGGCCCGGCGCAGTCACGGGTGGCGCAGGTCGCCCACCGCGGCTTCCACCTGCTGGCCCAGGCCGTCCGGGAGCAGGCGCGGTGA
- a CDS encoding dynamin family protein, which yields MSLAKELDVAVRDALAAVRAADADAGAELAERRRTQLTRPTIVIVGETKRGKSSLLNALLGVPDLSPVDAAVATAAYLHFSPGTPASAAAYVPGAPEPVPVDVARLADWATGGEPPGGGRAPRRIEVTHPAPLLQYLSLLDTPGVGGLDPAHTAVALDAVERATALLFVADASAPLSQPELDFLAAASERVDAVVFALTKIDAFPGWRRIAEDNRALLRARAPRFADAPWFPVSARLAELALGMPAGEQAALVGAARIAELQHALVELAGRGHQLQLANVLRTARGDLARLEAAAEARLRACDADPAEVARVRAQRSALAARKRTESRQWALLLSAETQRARVEVVGLLRTRIAAVQLQFGARIDAARGEALAALPDQVDAELQAVAVRLSDDLRATFRQVGERVLAQVFDDEELAAVLDRLNATLRHALAGGPARDGSGDNMLIVLSAGGIAFMAGRGAVLGASAFGIGSAVAGGLLIPVAGLGLGLAAGGFVLYRRRVQSDRQQARAWLREVLGEARAALSDEISYRFTDLQYALGVAVDDAVERRLRELDAHIADIDAAVAEDAAGRARRRAAANADLAGVRAQIRQLDDVLARARTLTPVPAEISQELT from the coding sequence GTGAGCCTGGCCAAGGAGCTCGACGTCGCCGTGCGCGACGCCCTCGCCGCGGTGCGCGCCGCCGACGCCGACGCGGGCGCGGAGCTGGCCGAGCGGCGCCGCACCCAGCTGACCCGGCCCACGATCGTCATCGTCGGCGAGACCAAGCGAGGCAAGAGCTCGCTGCTCAACGCCCTGCTCGGGGTGCCGGACCTGTCGCCGGTCGACGCGGCCGTCGCGACCGCCGCCTACCTGCACTTCTCCCCCGGCACGCCGGCGTCGGCGGCCGCGTACGTGCCGGGTGCGCCCGAGCCGGTGCCGGTCGACGTCGCCCGGCTCGCCGACTGGGCCACCGGCGGTGAGCCGCCCGGCGGAGGCCGCGCACCGCGGCGCATCGAGGTCACCCACCCGGCGCCGCTGTTGCAGTACCTGAGCCTGCTGGACACCCCGGGCGTCGGCGGGCTCGACCCGGCGCACACCGCCGTCGCGCTCGACGCGGTCGAGCGGGCCACCGCCCTGCTGTTCGTCGCCGACGCGTCCGCGCCGCTGTCGCAGCCCGAGCTGGACTTCCTGGCCGCCGCGAGCGAACGCGTCGACGCGGTCGTGTTCGCGCTGACGAAGATCGACGCGTTCCCGGGGTGGCGGCGCATCGCCGAGGACAACCGGGCGCTGCTGCGCGCCCGGGCGCCGCGGTTCGCCGACGCGCCCTGGTTCCCGGTCTCCGCGCGGCTGGCCGAGCTGGCGCTGGGCATGCCCGCCGGTGAGCAGGCCGCGCTGGTCGGCGCGGCGCGCATCGCCGAGCTCCAGCACGCCCTGGTCGAGCTGGCCGGGCGCGGGCACCAGCTGCAACTGGCCAACGTGCTGCGTACCGCCCGCGGCGACCTGGCCCGGCTGGAGGCGGCCGCGGAGGCCCGGCTGCGGGCCTGCGACGCCGACCCGGCCGAGGTCGCCCGGGTACGCGCGCAGCGCTCCGCCCTGGCCGCCCGCAAACGCACCGAGTCGCGGCAGTGGGCGCTGCTGCTCAGCGCCGAGACGCAGCGGGCCCGGGTCGAGGTCGTCGGCCTGCTGCGCACCCGCATCGCCGCCGTGCAGCTTCAGTTCGGCGCCCGCATTGACGCCGCCCGCGGCGAGGCCCTCGCCGCGCTGCCGGATCAGGTCGACGCCGAGCTCCAGGCGGTGGCGGTGCGGCTCTCCGACGACCTGCGTGCCACGTTCCGGCAGGTCGGCGAGCGGGTCCTCGCGCAGGTCTTCGACGACGAGGAGCTGGCCGCGGTCCTGGACCGGCTCAACGCGACGCTGCGCCACGCGCTGGCCGGCGGCCCGGCGCGCGACGGCTCGGGCGACAACATGCTGATCGTGCTGTCGGCCGGCGGGATCGCGTTCATGGCCGGCCGCGGCGCGGTCCTGGGCGCCTCGGCGTTCGGCATCGGCTCCGCCGTCGCCGGCGGGCTGCTGATTCCGGTCGCCGGGCTGGGCCTTGGCCTGGCCGCGGGCGGCTTCGTGCTGTACCGCCGGCGGGTGCAGTCCGACCGCCAGCAGGCCCGCGCCTGGCTGCGCGAGGTGCTGGGCGAGGCCCGCGCGGCCCTGTCCGACGAGATCTCCTACCGGTTCACCGACCTGCAGTACGCGCTGGGCGTGGCCGTCGACGACGCGGTCGAGCGGCGGCTGCGCGAACTCGACGCGCACATCGCGGACATCGACGCGGCGGTGGCCGAGGACGCCGCGGGCCGGGCCCGGCGCCGGGCCGCGGCCAACGCGGACCTGGCCGGCGTCCGCGCACAGATCAGGCAGCTCGACGACGTACTCGCGCGGGCGCGCACGCTGACGCCCGTGCCCGCCGAAATTTCACAGGAGCTGACGTGA
- a CDS encoding MFS transporter, with translation MTAATTAPASTRRERTGWYFYDWANSAFSTTVITVFLGPFLTSVTEQAAGCALGADECDGRVHPLGITVAAGSYFPYLVSLSVLLTVFVLPVMGAIADRAPRKKPLLAAAAFVGAGATVAMAFVTGERYLLGGLLFIIANIAFGASVVVYNSFLPRLAGPDERDKVSSRGWALGYLGGGVLLLINLGVVMALSVDGDDQRTLDLARWSIVSAGVWWAAFTLLPLRWLKEHPAAEVAQARAGGNVLVDGFRQLGHTIRSMRAYPLTLAFLGAYLIYNDGIQTVISLASQFGTEELHLEQSALIVTILIVQFLAFGGALLLGGLATRIGARKTVLIALALWLGVILAAFWLPEGEPVPFMLLGVGIGLVMGGSQALSRSLFSQLIPEGREGEYYGFYEISDKGTSWLGPLAFGLVFQLTNSYRIGIVSLVVFFVVGGILLALVPMRRAIVAAGNTPPRLL, from the coding sequence ATGACCGCCGCCACCACCGCCCCGGCGAGCACCCGCCGCGAACGCACCGGTTGGTACTTCTACGACTGGGCCAACTCGGCCTTCTCCACCACCGTCATCACGGTCTTCCTCGGCCCGTTCCTGACCAGCGTCACCGAGCAGGCCGCCGGGTGCGCGCTGGGCGCCGACGAGTGCGACGGCCGGGTGCACCCGCTGGGCATCACCGTCGCCGCCGGTTCGTACTTCCCCTACCTGGTGTCGCTGTCGGTGCTGCTGACCGTCTTCGTACTGCCGGTGATGGGCGCCATCGCCGACCGCGCCCCGCGCAAGAAGCCGCTGCTGGCGGCGGCCGCGTTCGTCGGCGCCGGCGCGACGGTCGCGATGGCGTTCGTGACCGGCGAGCGGTACCTGCTCGGCGGGCTGCTGTTCATCATCGCCAACATCGCGTTCGGCGCGTCCGTTGTCGTCTACAACTCGTTCCTGCCGCGGCTGGCCGGCCCCGACGAGCGCGACAAGGTCTCCAGCCGCGGCTGGGCGCTGGGCTACCTTGGCGGCGGCGTCCTGCTGCTGATCAACCTGGGCGTGGTGATGGCCCTCAGCGTCGACGGCGACGACCAGCGCACCCTGGACCTGGCCCGCTGGTCCATCGTGTCGGCCGGCGTCTGGTGGGCCGCGTTCACCCTGCTGCCGCTGCGCTGGCTCAAGGAGCACCCCGCCGCGGAGGTCGCGCAGGCCCGCGCCGGCGGCAACGTGCTCGTCGACGGGTTCCGCCAGCTCGGCCACACCATCCGCAGCATGCGGGCGTACCCGTTGACGCTGGCCTTCCTGGGCGCGTACCTGATCTACAACGACGGCATCCAGACGGTGATCTCGCTGGCCAGCCAGTTCGGCACCGAGGAGCTGCACCTGGAGCAGAGCGCGCTGATCGTGACGATCCTGATCGTGCAGTTCCTGGCGTTCGGCGGCGCGCTGCTGCTGGGCGGCCTCGCCACCCGGATCGGCGCCCGCAAGACGGTCCTGATCGCGCTGGCGCTGTGGCTGGGCGTCATCCTGGCCGCGTTCTGGCTGCCCGAGGGCGAACCGGTGCCGTTCATGCTGCTCGGCGTCGGCATCGGCCTGGTGATGGGCGGCAGCCAGGCGCTGAGCCGCTCGCTGTTCAGCCAGCTGATCCCGGAGGGCCGCGAGGGCGAGTACTACGGCTTCTACGAGATCAGCGACAAGGGCACGAGCTGGCTGGGCCCGCTGGCGTTCGGGCTGGTGTTCCAGCTGACCAACAGCTACCGCATCGGCATCGTGTCGCTCGTGGTGTTCTTCGTCGTGGGTGGCATCCTGCTGGCGTTGGTCCCGATGCGCCGGGCCATCGTCGCGGCCGGAAACACCCCGCCGCGGCTGCTGTAG
- a CDS encoding GntR family transcriptional regulator, with protein MDIVIDAGSAVAPYEQVRTRIAELAAEGVLAAGTRLPPVRALAAELGLAANTVARAYRELEQAGLVETHGRAGTLITARAAGTPAEAQRAARRYAEQATALGVSPQAALELVRAALRL; from the coding sequence ATGGACATCGTCATCGACGCCGGCTCGGCGGTCGCGCCGTACGAGCAGGTGCGGACGCGGATCGCCGAGCTGGCCGCCGAGGGTGTGCTCGCCGCCGGGACGCGGCTGCCGCCGGTGCGGGCGCTCGCCGCCGAGCTGGGACTGGCGGCGAACACGGTGGCCCGCGCCTACCGCGAGCTGGAGCAGGCGGGCCTGGTGGAGACGCACGGCCGGGCGGGCACGCTGATCACCGCCCGGGCCGCGGGCACCCCGGCCGAGGCGCAGCGGGCCGCGCGGCGCTACGCCGAGCAGGCCACGGCGCTGGGGGTGTCCCCGCAGGCGGCGCTGGAGCTGGTCCGGGCCGCGCTGCGGCTGTGA
- a CDS encoding undecaprenyl-diphosphate phosphatase, with amino-acid sequence MNIFEAVLLGAVEGFTEFLPVSSTGHLTILEKLLGYNIDDPDITAFTAIIQSGAVLATVLFLRKDIARIVPAWFRGVLNSDQRDNPDYRFGWAVILGSIPIGIVGLLFQDTITSTLRSLWFVAWSLVLWSGVMAFADHAATQIRHEEDITWKDTLIIGVTQCLALIPGVSRSGATMSAGLLRDFDRVTVTRLSFFLSIPALLGASVLQTVTEFDNISGGVGWGPTIVALITSFVVGWFAVSWLLKFIAKHSYSIFIGYRLVLGALLMVLLATNVIEPQ; translated from the coding sequence TTGAACATCTTCGAAGCAGTGCTGCTCGGTGCGGTAGAGGGTTTCACCGAGTTCCTGCCGGTCTCCAGTACCGGACACCTGACCATCCTGGAGAAGCTGCTCGGCTACAACATCGACGATCCGGACATCACCGCGTTCACGGCGATCATCCAGTCCGGGGCCGTGCTCGCCACGGTGCTGTTCCTGCGCAAGGACATCGCCCGGATCGTGCCCGCCTGGTTCCGCGGCGTGCTGAACTCCGACCAGCGCGACAATCCCGACTACCGTTTCGGCTGGGCCGTCATCCTCGGCTCGATCCCGATCGGCATCGTCGGGCTGCTGTTCCAGGACACCATCACCTCGACGCTGCGCAGCCTCTGGTTCGTCGCCTGGTCGCTGGTGCTGTGGAGCGGCGTGATGGCCTTCGCCGACCACGCCGCCACCCAGATCCGCCACGAGGAGGACATCACCTGGAAGGACACCCTGATCATCGGCGTGACGCAGTGTCTCGCCCTGATCCCCGGCGTGTCGCGTTCCGGTGCCACCATGTCCGCGGGCCTGCTGCGCGACTTCGATCGGGTGACGGTCACCCGGCTGTCGTTCTTCCTGTCGATCCCGGCGCTGCTGGGCGCGAGCGTGCTCCAGACGGTCACCGAGTTCGACAACATCTCCGGCGGCGTCGGCTGGGGGCCGACCATCGTCGCGCTGATCACCAGCTTCGTCGTCGGCTGGTTCGCGGTGTCCTGGCTGCTGAAGTTCATCGCCAAGCACTCGTACAGCATCTTCATCGGCTACCGGCTGGTGCTCGGCGCCCTGCTGATGGTGCTGCTGGCCACCAACGTCATCGAGCCGCAGTAG
- a CDS encoding tyrosine-type recombinase/integrase, giving the protein MSSPVPRLSGALAVGGSAEQFTEAWLANRRLSAHTRDAYRRDVAAWLAWCAARDVDPLAASFLDVNAYARGLEARPLAPASVARKLSGLSSWYDFLAKLRAVEANPVGGADRPPVSRDHSATVGLSPEEVDALLAAAEAGTGPAAARNLAVLALLADLGLRVGELVGLDVADLGVERGHRSVRFVGKGGKPRRRVLTAYAAAALDAYLAGRTAGRLDGPLLVTATGARIDRHSVFRLVRRLAREAGIEGWARLSPHSLRHAFATTARAEGVPLEDVQDAMGHADPRTTRRYDRDRHNLDRDPAYTIAAARVRRSGG; this is encoded by the coding sequence ATGTCGTCGCCGGTTCCCCGACTCAGTGGCGCGCTCGCCGTCGGCGGAAGCGCCGAGCAGTTCACCGAGGCGTGGCTGGCCAACCGGCGGCTGTCGGCGCACACCCGCGACGCGTACCGGCGTGACGTCGCCGCGTGGCTGGCCTGGTGCGCGGCCCGCGACGTCGATCCGCTGGCGGCGTCGTTCCTGGACGTCAACGCGTACGCCCGGGGGCTGGAGGCCCGGCCGCTGGCGCCGGCGTCGGTGGCTCGCAAGCTGTCCGGGCTGTCCAGCTGGTACGACTTCCTGGCCAAGCTGCGCGCCGTCGAGGCGAACCCGGTCGGCGGCGCGGACCGCCCGCCGGTCTCGCGCGACCACTCCGCCACCGTCGGGCTGAGCCCGGAGGAGGTCGACGCGCTGCTCGCCGCCGCCGAGGCCGGGACGGGGCCGGCCGCCGCGCGCAACCTCGCCGTGCTGGCGCTGCTCGCCGACCTCGGGCTGCGCGTGGGGGAACTCGTCGGCCTCGACGTCGCGGACCTCGGCGTGGAGCGCGGGCACCGCAGCGTGCGGTTCGTCGGCAAGGGCGGCAAGCCCCGGCGGCGGGTCCTGACCGCGTACGCGGCGGCGGCGCTGGACGCCTACCTCGCCGGGCGCACCGCCGGCCGGCTCGACGGGCCGCTGCTGGTCACCGCCACCGGCGCGCGCATCGACCGGCACTCGGTGTTCCGGCTGGTGCGGCGCCTGGCCCGGGAGGCCGGCATCGAGGGCTGGGCCCGGCTGTCGCCGCACTCGCTGCGGCACGCGTTCGCCACCACCGCCCGCGCCGAGGGGGTGCCGCTGGAGGATGTGCAGGACGCGATGGGTCACGCCGACCCGCGTACCACCCGCCGCTACGACCGGGACCGGCACAACCTGGACCGCGACCCCGCCTACACCATCGCCGCCGCGCGGGTCCGCCGCAGCGGCGGTTAG
- a CDS encoding ABC-F family ATP-binding cassette domain-containing protein, whose amino-acid sequence MLKAASIGRAHDGDLLFADLDLVLRPGDRVGVVGPNGAGKTTLLRVLAGDLPPTAGTVSHGPGLRVGYVPQQVADPAGTVGDFLTAGLGELAEVTARLRRLEAALERGGDVLAEYGRVQERWTALRGWTAETRLAEIRQRLDIDHLPPGLALREVSGGEQARLLLAHALLDAPGLLLLDEPTNHLDAEGAAWLAGWLRDFPGGVLAVSHDRAFLDAAVTRVIELDGIHEQPQDYPGGGYSAYRAEKTRRWQRLLLDYEAQEKDRIRWERDIAQTLAQARYVETTVRSGVEAPHLRRIAKKVAQKAKARERRLRRQMESARWIARPRTRPPLTLAFPGDDGEDRDVVLSVRDLTVKAGDRTLLDGVDLDVRRGDRILITGRNGAGKTTLLRAIAERAGVPLAVLPQTSDGLRTATTVLDFFRSRVPVYAEDAERLLAGHQFGPDQWGAPLRSLSAGELRRLLLAVMVNSPARILLLDEPTNFLDFDALDVVEEALRAYRGTLLTVTHDRYFADRVGHTRTWHVAEGAVLAS is encoded by the coding sequence TTGCTGAAAGCCGCCTCGATCGGCCGCGCCCACGACGGTGATCTGCTCTTCGCCGACCTCGACCTGGTCCTGCGCCCGGGTGACCGGGTCGGTGTCGTCGGCCCCAACGGGGCCGGCAAGACGACCCTGCTGCGGGTCCTCGCCGGTGACCTGCCGCCCACGGCGGGCACCGTCAGCCACGGCCCGGGCCTGCGGGTCGGCTACGTGCCGCAGCAGGTCGCCGACCCCGCCGGCACCGTCGGCGACTTCCTCACCGCCGGGCTCGGCGAGCTCGCCGAGGTCACCGCCCGGCTGCGCCGGCTGGAGGCCGCGCTGGAGCGCGGCGGTGACGTCCTGGCCGAGTACGGCCGGGTGCAGGAGCGGTGGACGGCGCTGCGGGGGTGGACCGCCGAGACCCGGCTGGCCGAGATCCGCCAGCGCCTCGACATCGACCACCTGCCGCCCGGCCTGGCCCTGCGCGAGGTCAGCGGCGGCGAGCAGGCCCGGCTGCTGCTCGCGCACGCCCTGCTGGACGCTCCGGGCCTGCTGCTGCTGGACGAGCCGACCAACCACCTCGACGCCGAGGGCGCCGCCTGGCTGGCCGGCTGGCTGCGTGACTTCCCCGGCGGGGTCCTGGCCGTCAGCCACGACCGGGCGTTCCTGGACGCGGCCGTCACCCGGGTCATCGAGCTCGACGGCATCCACGAGCAGCCGCAGGACTACCCGGGCGGCGGCTACAGCGCCTACCGGGCCGAGAAGACCCGGCGCTGGCAGCGACTGCTGCTGGACTACGAGGCGCAGGAGAAGGACCGGATCCGCTGGGAGCGTGACATCGCCCAGACCCTGGCCCAGGCCCGGTACGTGGAGACGACGGTGCGTTCCGGCGTCGAGGCGCCGCACCTGCGGCGGATCGCGAAGAAGGTGGCGCAGAAGGCCAAGGCCCGCGAGCGGCGGCTGCGCCGGCAGATGGAGTCCGCCCGGTGGATCGCCCGGCCGCGGACCCGCCCGCCGCTGACCCTCGCGTTCCCCGGCGACGACGGTGAGGACCGCGACGTCGTGCTGTCGGTGCGCGACCTGACGGTCAAGGCCGGTGACCGTACGCTGCTCGACGGCGTCGACCTCGACGTGCGGCGCGGCGACCGGATCCTGATCACCGGCCGTAACGGCGCCGGCAAGACCACCCTGCTGCGGGCGATCGCCGAGCGGGCGGGGGTGCCGCTGGCGGTGCTGCCGCAGACCTCCGACGGGTTGCGTACCGCCACCACGGTGCTCGACTTCTTCCGTTCCCGGGTGCCGGTCTACGCCGAGGACGCCGAACGGCTGCTCGCCGGGCACCAGTTCGGCCCCGACCAGTGGGGTGCCCCACTGCGCAGCCTGTCCGCCGGTGAGCTGCGCCGGCTGCTGCTGGCCGTCATGGTGAACAGCCCGGCGCGGATCCTGCTGCTCGACGAGCCCACCAACTTCCTCGACTTCGACGCCCTCGACGTCGTCGAGGAGGCGCTGCGGGCGTACCGGGGGACGCTGTTGACCGTCACGCACGACCGGTACTTCGCCGACCGGGTCGGGCACACCCGCACCTGGCATGTCGCGGAGGGCGCCGTGCTGGCGAGCTGA
- a CDS encoding sigma-70 family RNA polymerase sigma factor, with the protein MAAKTETVSRELENMIRENMPLVGHLVREMLFKVPAHVHRDDLASAGYAALVTAAKAFDADRGIPFGRFAAVRIRGALLDELRSMDWASRSVRARARRAEVARQELTAQLGRTPTPAELAELLGVGVGELSNVDDDVQRAAVLSLQGFAVGTAEDMVTDGELNPEEMLLHRERIGYLHDAVAVLPERLRFVVETSFLQERPLSAVAAELGVTESRVSQLRTEALALLKDGLTTHMEQQDLGAARGDGCVARRRAAYAAQIAGRSTMTSRLSVTDVRGTNRSVAYAA; encoded by the coding sequence ATGGCAGCGAAGACCGAGACCGTCAGCCGCGAGCTCGAGAACATGATCCGCGAGAACATGCCGCTGGTCGGGCACCTGGTCCGCGAGATGTTGTTCAAGGTGCCCGCGCACGTGCACCGTGACGATCTCGCCTCCGCCGGGTACGCCGCCCTGGTGACCGCCGCGAAGGCGTTCGACGCCGATCGGGGCATCCCGTTCGGCCGGTTCGCCGCCGTGCGGATCCGCGGTGCGCTGCTGGACGAGCTGCGCAGCATGGACTGGGCCAGCCGTTCGGTGCGGGCCCGGGCCCGCCGGGCCGAGGTCGCCCGCCAGGAGCTGACCGCCCAGCTGGGCCGCACGCCGACCCCGGCCGAGCTGGCCGAGCTGCTCGGTGTCGGCGTCGGCGAGCTCTCCAACGTCGATGACGACGTGCAGCGCGCCGCCGTGCTGTCGCTACAGGGCTTCGCCGTCGGCACGGCCGAGGACATGGTCACCGACGGTGAGCTGAACCCCGAGGAGATGCTGCTGCACCGCGAGCGCATCGGCTACCTGCACGACGCCGTCGCGGTGCTGCCGGAGCGGCTGCGGTTCGTCGTCGAGACGTCGTTCCTCCAGGAGCGGCCGCTGTCGGCGGTCGCCGCCGAGCTGGGCGTGACCGAGTCGCGGGTGTCGCAGCTGCGCACCGAGGCCCTGGCCCTGCTCAAGGACGGCCTGACCACGCACATGGAGCAGCAGGACCTCGGCGCCGCCCGCGGTGACGGCTGTGTCGCCCGGCGCCGGGCGGCGTACGCGGCGCAGATCGCCGGCCGCAGCACCATGACGTCGCGGCTGTCCGTGACCGACGTGCGCGGCACGAACAGGTCGGTCGCGTACGCCGCCTGA
- a CDS encoding response regulator transcription factor: MIRLLLADDQALVRGAMAALLDMEPDLSVVAEVGRGDEVVAAVVAHGVEVALLDVEMPGMDGVAAARELHRVVPGCRVLMVTTFGRAGYLRQAMAAGASGFVVKDTPARQLADAVRRVHQGLRVVDPDLAAQSLVHGESPLTERESDVLRSARDGGTVADIARELHLSEGTVRNHLSSAIGKTGARTRAEAVRLALDHGWLLA; encoded by the coding sequence ATGATCCGGTTGCTGCTCGCCGATGACCAGGCGCTGGTGCGTGGCGCGATGGCGGCGCTGCTGGACATGGAGCCGGATCTGTCGGTGGTGGCGGAGGTGGGCCGCGGTGACGAGGTCGTGGCCGCGGTGGTCGCGCACGGTGTCGAGGTGGCCCTGCTGGACGTGGAGATGCCGGGGATGGACGGGGTCGCGGCGGCCCGGGAGCTGCACCGGGTGGTGCCGGGCTGCCGGGTGCTGATGGTGACGACGTTCGGCCGGGCGGGCTATCTGCGGCAGGCGATGGCGGCGGGCGCGAGTGGTTTCGTGGTCAAGGACACCCCGGCGCGGCAGCTGGCCGACGCGGTGCGCCGGGTGCATCAGGGTCTGCGGGTGGTGGATCCGGACCTGGCGGCGCAGTCGCTGGTGCACGGTGAGTCGCCGTTGACCGAGCGGGAGAGTGATGTGCTGCGCTCGGCGCGTGACGGCGGCACGGTGGCGGACATCGCCCGGGAGCTGCACCTGTCCGAGGGGACGGTGCGCAACCACCTGTCGTCGGCGATCGGTAAGACCGGTGCGCGTACCCGGGCGGAGGCGGTCCGGCTGGCCCTTGATCACGGCTGGCTGCTGGCGTAG